The Episyrphus balteatus chromosome 3, idEpiBalt1.1, whole genome shotgun sequence genome segment ATTTATTTTGACCAGAACAACCTTCATTTGGATTTACATTCAAGTTACAAAATTGAACAGGAGATTTTAGAAAGATTCCCGActgaaaaattggtaaaaataatacatctttatattttgctttattttttgggttaaaaaattttccaaatccccaaaaattaaaatgtttctatgcgaaattttttttcaaatgtcaaaaaaaaactaagttttttGGGAtggaaaattttctaagtccgaaaaaaaaattttttcattgaaaaatattctaagtcccaaaaaaaaaaattaacttttgtttggcatcgaaaattttctaagtcccaagaaaaatatttttcattgaaaaatattctaagtcccaaaaaaaaaattaacttatttttggcatcgaaaattttctaagtctcaagaaaaatatttttcattgaaaaatattctaagtcccaaaaaaaaaaattaacttatttttggcatcgaaaattttctaagtctcaagaaaaatatttttcattgaaaaatattctaagtccaaaaaatattcaagtcccaagaaaaatatttttcagtgaaaaatattctaagtcccaaaaaaaaaattaacttttttttggcatcgaaaattttctaagtcccaagaaaaatatttttcattgaaaaatattctaagtcccaaaataaaattaatttatttttggcatcgaaaattttctaagtcccaagaaaaatatttttcatgaaaaattttctaagtcccaaaaaaaatttaagttgttattgGCATTTAAAATATACACATAATTTATGTTAGAACAATATTAACTTAATATTTCTAAACTTTTGCAGGAATATTATCGAACAAGTAAAAGGGGTAAAATTTACGCTAAGTTTTGTAACATTAAATCCTCTTCAAGAACAAATGTAACGAATAAATCCCCTTCGCCGAAAGTTGAACAAAATGAAAAGGATACTCTTGAAATAAGTATGTTATTATTCATATGTTATTTCTATATTCCAAAGATATATCTAGATTGTAAGAACTTTTTGTAATTAGTCGCAATACGTTTTCATCGTATTGCATAATGACTTTAATCTAAAATGAAGTCTAATGGGTCCAAACTGACTTCTTATACTCTTCgtaataacttaaattttaacatCATTCGTGAAATTACAATTGAAATCAAGGCAATCAATTCCTTATTTAGTTTCAGAAGAAGATGCAGAGCAAACATATCGGGCATTAAAATATGATAACTTGTCATGTGAGGAGTTTGAACGTAGCTGGAAGGCATGTATAAACCACAGACTCTTGGAAATAAAAAACGCTTCTTCCACCTCTGAGATTCTCAATAAATGGCCTCAGTATAAGCTTCCATCTGGCCATCGCTTTGTGAGTTTTAAAACCTTTCATCACCAtcgttcaaaaatattaaaattcttaaattccAAAGGTTGATATAGACTATAGTTATTTGTATCCAAATGCCGGCTCATTTTTGAACAATTGGGAAACACTGGGGGAAAAACTTCTTAAATTTCTCTCTACTGATAACCGTGTCAAGGAAAAGAATATACGAGAGGttctaatcaaaattaaaacagcAGATTCATCTGAAAGTTCGTgcttagtttaaatatttttaagtacaacttgtaattattattttttactattccAAGTGATtagtaaatataaatttatacttaaaaatacactatcatacattttaatatagctatgtataaatatataattattgtatCAAATTGTTGTTAAAAGCTTTACTGATTTTGGTATTTCTGTGGTTGGCTTTTTTTCAGACTGTAAAGATGCGGCATTACTTTGGGCTCTGCATGGATACTTTGTACCTTtccaaaaagttataaaaaaagacATAGATGGTAGAAAACACGTTATACGACATACCATCAAGGACTCGCAGAATTCATTCGTTTGGATAGGCAACACAATTCAAGCTATAGAAGACCATATTGCCTTCCTCAACAAAATGGGTGAGAATATCCAACCATTCATTATTGTTGACGGTGTGTCAATcttgaatttttctgaaatttttctctattttgaTGGAGTTAAATTTCCGTTTAACAGTTTCATCCGAGCAGTGGATATctgttacaaaattttttatttatttaatctgGAGTACCCAACCGCTTGTTCCTCCTTTTGGGGTTTTATAGAAACGCAATACCATcaaggtaataaaaaaaaattgtgcggAAAGACTCATGTTTTGCTTAATGAGATCTCATAGTTTCACTGAATTTCACTTTACTTTACTGATTGTTtcactttatttatttaaaaaaaagtataggtatGCAAAGGCTCATGTTTTGATAAAATCCTTATAATTTAACTTAATTCCACTccttataatttatttgactGATTAGAATGTAATTTAAATGaagataaattaaataaaaaaatgtatgaatgcACAAATGCTCATGTTTTGTTAAATGAgatcataaaatttcaattcttatatgtattttgattcaaatttcacttaatttcactttttataatttgtttcacGTTCTTATCTGAAGATAAATCTACaaaataatgtaataaaatttttcctgCCATTCATTtggtttatttgaacaataaaagagttaatgtaaatataaatatttctttaatttaaccTTTAAGATTTCAGAAAGGAGAAGATTAGAGATGAAAAACCGAATGTACAGgtttgtaaaaattgaaaacggcgattcacattaatttttctttctttttcacaGATCTCGACCTAATAAATTTAGAAAGCTAAGCTTCCATGACTAATTTATTTGtcagttgatttttttaatttcttgagaGGAGATTAAAAATTCTTTGACAAAGAAATAAGACTatacgaaatttaattttttaaatttattgaaaacagtgCCTACGTTCTATAACGCTTGCATGGAAATAAGTTgtagaaaaacaatttgaatcaaaatgaaatttgtacaaaatttcattcgaATTCACAATGTTTTTCGAGCACTTATGACGGTGCAAGAGTTACGGAACGTAGGCCTgtgttcataaaattaatgaacgcgtTCGTTAAATTAATGAACACGTTCGTAAAATTAATACGAACgtgttcattgattttacgaacgcgttcattaattttatgaacgggtttttttatttttatgaacgcgttcattaatttaatgaacggcattcattaattctatgaacggcgttcattaattttatgaacggcgttcattaattttatgaacggcgttcattaattttatgaacggcgttcattaattttatgaaaggcgttcattaattttatgaacggcgttcattaattctatgaatgcgttcattaattctatgaacgcgttcattaattttaggcaggttttttttttatttttatgaacggTTCATTGATTCAATGAATgcgttcattaatttaatgaacgcattcattaattttatgcacgattttttttatttttatgaacggttcattattttaatgaacgtgttcattaattctatgaacggatatttttatttttaagaacggTTCATTAGTTCTATGAATCCGTTCATTAATGTAATGaacgcatttatttttttttatgaacgtattcattaaatcaatgaacactgttcattgttttaatGAACGATTCATTAAAATATGTTCGAAATTTCAAGTTcgaaattttatgaatgaaattatgTATGGTTCATAGAATTAATGAACgttcattgattttaatgaaCGGCCGTTCATTATCTTAATGAATAGGATCATTGGACAAATAATAATGAACGATACATTAATAGAatgaatatattcattaattccatgtacctttttggttcagtgtatctCAAACCAGTTTCAGtttcagattttcaaaaaaagcaaagggAACTTAACGCCACCAACGCAAGCCACCAACGCCACCTCCGCCACCGACACCGAAAAGTGAATGAACTTAATAAAAAATCTTATAGATAACCCTACACTCAGAGTCATTTGATTGAGATtgtgatttttgattttgtcaaaaataatttcgcaattttctttgcatttaaagatttatttgtttggcaaaaatttgcaaagttattattaagaattttttattttgttattgcaattttttcacataacgatttttactcgtttttcctTTTGTGATTGCGATTATTtcgcaaagtttttttttttcgcatttttcattTTGACAATGCAATTTATTCTCTTTTCCAATAAATTGTTTTCACTTTtctattattttgcaaaattttattcatcaaattttgtcCGTGATTGATTACAAAGCAAAACAATTCTAATTATTTACTTATGATTtcgcattatttaaaaaaaatgatgtttcGCAATTTTATCGCTAAGcccaaataaatattttttaagcagACCTAAGTACAAATTTCCAATTCGCAAATTTATTGTTTAtggtatttattaatttaacttcgcattttgtatttttaaatgttgttagTTCTTGAGACATAGTTTTACTACCTTGCGTTTAACTCAAAGCGCTTAGCATTAATCGCAACTTAAAAATCTTAAGCCTtgcttttcgaaaaaaaagttgtttatttatttcacttGAAAATTTGGTTATCGAATTTTATTTTCGCAaagcaaataaattatttttcttttctaattctttttttttttcttgtaaaatttttcaaaacacaatattttaaaactttaattttacataaatcTTAATGACATTCTCTTTCTCTTCTCTTTTTGTTATAGTTCGAATGTtcgttttccaatttttttggttctttAAATTTGCATATTGCATTTCATTCACTTCCAACAATAACTTTGCAATTTGTTAATCTCAAAGTACTCTATTTGATGTAGTCGGAGTTTTTCTTTGAACGGAAAATTAGTAGGTATTCATTTCGTTCGCTCGAAACTTTTAGCATATTTCGCAAAATTACACAGTTCTACACTTGCGAAAAGATCAAGTTGCGAAATTAATTTTCAACTGAATAAAAATATGCTCCATGATTTTACTGCgagaaattataaaatcaatCGACGAGTAATAGCTATTTGCTCAATAAaacttttttgctttaattAAACTTTAATTTGCGAACCATACGAAAGTACAAACCAAAACTTGCTCTGCGAGCCTTGAACTCatacttaaaagtttttaatccttttttcttttgtttgtccATGTCTGCCAACAAAATATATCGTCTTCCCACCCTGCGTtaggcaattttcaaaaaacaatcttttcaaaaaaatcaaacggcaatcgtttttTCACCGCGAGAAAATTTCGGAACAATGTCATATACATATTTGAATTCACTTTGCAACTATTATATTTTAACTCGTTCAACCAGGTAtatgaaaaatagtttttctattAAGTGCGTAACATAATCAAGCGATGTAAAGTGTATAAAagtatttcatacaaatatttctATGACGAAGATAAATAATGAAATCATAGCATAAAAGCTGCGGTGAATTGGTCGTTACGCTTTAGAACGACACGATCTAAAGGCCGGTCTTTCTCTCTATGGTCTAGGATTTCTGACATAGTCGTGTCGTCGTTGTTTGTCGTTGACGACGACACGGTCCTCCTGTAGGCGGTTGATGGCATAGCGCGCGCGATAGCATGCCAAGTTGGGTT includes the following:
- the LOC129913813 gene encoding uncharacterized protein LOC129913813; translated protein: MATPPTNITEDEVFDEYVIEDENENQDEDEDENEGEGEDEENIEIIKNSVELPSSQYELDSILSSCQKTTNIRVVDDELTNLLKDWGHLEVLDHFKKEHIDIEVLKNIECHHLGEIMKPFSYGKLILFEAKLKEWRSALGKPLLLYQTSFRPLQNSQCSSEASFSVVSTPTTPKSSRSENSPNSIPLGEILNSNPKTLALAESYEKSKKFQEHQRKELINAIAIYFDQNNLHLDLHSSYKIEQEILERFPTEKLEYYRTSKRGKIYAKFCNIKSSSRTNVTNKSPSPKVEQNEKDTLEIISEEDAEQTYRALKYDNLSCEEFERSWKACINHRLLEIKNASSTSEILNKWPQYKLPSGHRFVDIDYSYLYPNAGSFLNNWETLGEKLLKFLSTDNRVKEKNIREVLIKIKTADSSENCKDAALLWALHGYFVPFQKVIKKDIDGRKHVIRHTIKDSQNSFVWIGNTIQAIEDHIAFLNKMGENIQPFIIVDGVSILNFSEIFLYFDGVKFPFNSFIRAVDICYKIFYLFNLEYPTACSSFWGFIETQYHQGNKKKLCGKTHVLLNEIS